The following coding sequences lie in one Thermosulfuriphilus ammonigenes genomic window:
- a CDS encoding NAD(P)-binding domain-containing protein: MEQVSLVVVGAGPAGIATACEAKAAGIKKVVVLEKAPHFCDTIVRLYHEGKRVDPVFLKKKIDPIGLLSFDTESKEEFLERMKGFISKYDLDIRYKSEVTKIEKDNHRFIIWVNNQKAFEAPVVVVAIGVFGRPVKPSYPIPKEVRDKVFFGMPLSAPEGKKILVVGGGDTAAETACFLCEKNEVYLSYRRPEFFRINQENLCALEGKCKEGRVKLMMATDIESLEAEGDKVKVNFKDGQSKVFDAVYYCLGGSTPEAFLQAAGVELDGKRPRVAPDGESNIPGLFLVGDLVADKGTIMAAFNSAKLAVEGILSKYGDRLKG; the protein is encoded by the coding sequence ATGGAACAGGTTTCTTTAGTTGTCGTAGGTGCCGGCCCGGCAGGAATCGCCACGGCCTGTGAGGCCAAAGCCGCGGGTATTAAAAAGGTGGTAGTTTTGGAAAAGGCCCCTCACTTTTGCGACACCATTGTCCGTCTCTATCATGAGGGCAAGAGGGTGGATCCGGTCTTCCTTAAGAAAAAGATCGATCCCATCGGTCTTCTCTCCTTTGACACCGAATCCAAGGAAGAGTTCCTGGAAAGGATGAAGGGATTTATCTCAAAATATGATCTTGATATTCGCTACAAAAGTGAGGTCACCAAGATCGAAAAAGACAACCATCGTTTTATCATCTGGGTCAACAACCAGAAGGCCTTTGAGGCCCCGGTGGTGGTAGTGGCTATAGGGGTCTTCGGTCGTCCGGTAAAACCAAGTTATCCCATCCCCAAGGAAGTCCGAGACAAAGTCTTCTTTGGCATGCCTCTTTCAGCCCCCGAGGGCAAAAAGATCCTAGTGGTAGGTGGTGGGGATACCGCGGCCGAGACGGCCTGCTTTCTGTGCGAAAAGAATGAGGTCTATCTCTCTTATCGCCGACCGGAGTTTTTCCGGATAAATCAGGAAAACCTTTGCGCCCTAGAGGGCAAGTGCAAGGAAGGCCGGGTTAAGTTGATGATGGCCACCGATATCGAGAGTCTGGAGGCCGAAGGGGATAAGGTCAAAGTAAATTTTAAAGACGGTCAGTCTAAGGTGTTTGACGCTGTCTACTATTGCCTGGGAGGTTCAACCCCTGAGGCCTTTCTTCAGGCGGCCGGAGTGGAGCTAGATGGCAAACGTCCCCGAGTGGCCCCAGACGGTGAAAGCAACATCCCGGGGCTCTTTCTGGTAGGCGATTTGGTGGCTGATAAGGGAACCATTATGGCGGCCTTTAATTCAGCCAAGCTGGCCGTTGAGGGGATCCTCTCTAAATATGGAGATCGCCTCAAAGGGTAG
- the cooS gene encoding anaerobic carbon-monoxide dehydrogenase catalytic subunit, with protein MGAEERSVDPAIKGLLKVSQSYETVWDRLDSQTPHCKFGLQGVCCRNCIMGPCRISQKTKFGVCGANEDTIVARNVVRAIAAGVAAHSDHARAVAILLAEIASGENQDYRIADPEKLKAVAGRLGLETQKELLVLAKEVAGVAMEDFGRQAEEALKFLKSYVPPQRLKRWQELEKNLYKQTAKKMGILPRNIDREIAESLHRTTMGVDHDPLSLLLQGVRTSLADGWGGSLMATELQDIIFGTPRVRAISTNLGVLSADKVNIVIHGHEPILSEKIVEMASHPEMERLAHEVGAEGINVVGICCTGNEILMRQGVPVAGNELHQEMAILTGAVEAMVVDVQCIYPALGKLAKCFHTKFISTSDRAKFPESLHIQFEEKNADEVARKIIETAIKAFPLRNKNQVNIPNHTSEAIVGFSNEALIDLLGGSLTPLIEAMISGDIKGVVGIVGCNNPKVKHDYHHTTLTQELIKRDILVIGTGCWAIAAAKAGLMRLQTQEISGPGLKKVCKALKIPPVIHMGSCVDCSRMLNLAGALAGYLKSDISDLPLVGSAPEWTTEKAMAIGTYFIASGIPVHLWPIPPVTGSQTVVKMLTEDINQSTK; from the coding sequence ATGGGAGCAGAAGAAAGAAGTGTTGACCCCGCAATTAAAGGGTTGCTTAAAGTTTCCCAGAGCTATGAGACTGTTTGGGATAGGCTGGATTCTCAAACTCCCCATTGTAAGTTTGGCCTTCAGGGCGTTTGTTGTCGCAATTGCATCATGGGGCCCTGTCGGATTAGCCAAAAGACCAAATTTGGTGTCTGCGGTGCCAATGAGGACACTATAGTAGCCCGCAATGTGGTGCGAGCCATCGCGGCCGGGGTGGCGGCTCACTCTGATCATGCCCGGGCAGTAGCCATTTTATTGGCTGAGATAGCCAGCGGCGAAAATCAAGATTATCGAATAGCAGATCCCGAGAAACTCAAGGCTGTAGCTGGGCGCCTGGGCCTTGAGACCCAAAAGGAGCTTCTTGTCCTGGCCAAAGAAGTAGCCGGGGTGGCCATGGAGGATTTTGGAAGACAGGCCGAGGAGGCTTTAAAATTCCTTAAGTCGTATGTCCCCCCTCAAAGACTGAAGCGTTGGCAGGAGTTAGAGAAAAATCTCTATAAGCAGACTGCCAAGAAAATGGGAATTCTCCCCCGCAATATAGATCGAGAAATCGCTGAGTCTCTTCACCGAACTACCATGGGGGTGGATCATGACCCTCTTTCTCTTTTGCTTCAGGGGGTAAGGACCTCTCTGGCGGATGGGTGGGGAGGCTCTCTGATGGCCACGGAACTCCAGGACATCATCTTCGGGACTCCCAGGGTAAGAGCCATTTCGACTAATTTAGGGGTACTCTCCGCGGATAAGGTCAATATTGTTATTCACGGACACGAACCCATACTTTCTGAAAAGATTGTAGAAATGGCCAGCCACCCCGAGATGGAGCGGTTGGCCCACGAAGTGGGGGCCGAGGGGATAAATGTAGTTGGAATTTGTTGTACCGGAAACGAAATCCTTATGCGTCAAGGGGTACCGGTAGCCGGAAATGAACTCCACCAGGAGATGGCTATTCTTACCGGGGCAGTAGAGGCCATGGTGGTGGATGTACAATGTATTTATCCGGCCTTAGGTAAATTGGCCAAGTGTTTTCATACAAAGTTTATTTCCACCAGCGATCGGGCTAAGTTTCCAGAATCATTACATATCCAGTTTGAAGAAAAGAATGCTGACGAGGTGGCCCGAAAGATCATAGAGACTGCTATTAAGGCCTTTCCCCTGCGGAATAAAAACCAGGTAAATATACCTAACCATACGTCAGAGGCCATAGTAGGGTTTAGCAACGAAGCCCTTATTGATCTTCTCGGGGGAAGCCTTACGCCCCTGATAGAAGCTATGATCAGTGGTGATATTAAAGGGGTTGTAGGTATCGTTGGTTGTAACAACCCCAAAGTGAAACACGATTATCACCATACCACCCTTACTCAAGAACTGATCAAAAGAGACATTCTGGTCATCGGAACAGGTTGTTGGGCTATTGCTGCCGCCAAGGCTGGTTTAATGCGGCTTCAAACCCAGGAGATATCCGGTCCAGGGCTAAAAAAGGTATGCAAGGCCCTTAAAATCCCCCCGGTTATACACATGGGTTCCTGTGTGGATTGTTCTCGAATGCTTAATTTGGCCGGGGCCCTGGCCGGCTATCTGAAGTCCGATATCTCTGATCTTCCTTTGGTCGGATCAGCTCCGGAATGGACTACCGAAAAAGCTATGGCCATAGGGACATATTTTATAGCCTCCGGGATTCCGGTACATCTCTGGCCTATACCGCCCGTCACCGGGAGCCAGACGGTGGTAAAGATGTTAACGGAAGATATTAATCAGAGCACAAAATAG
- a CDS encoding sodium-dependent transporter: MGSKREHWASRIGLILAMAGNAVGLGNFLRFPTQAAQNGGGIFMIPYMISLALIAIPLMWIEWGIGRYGGIRGHGTTPAIFKLLWPHPLAKYLGVLGLFVPFVVSCYYVYIESWTLGYAIMAALGKLPNSMMASGVNAQEYLKPFNDFLADYTGMRGTEIFKPSLMAYIFFLVTMALNVFILVRGISGGIERLAKVAMPLLFILAVVLMIRVFTLETPNGTAVEGLNFLWKPDWSQLTNPKVWLAAAGQVFFTLSLGFGAIITYASYLKRNDDITLSALTASSLNELAEVVLGGSIAIPAAAAFFGAAAAQTIASSGAFNLAFVSLPAIFANIPLGQIFGFLWFFLLFFAGLTSSVAIIQPVVAFLEDEFKLSRKIAVFASMGLLFGIAHVPIFLAGALDEMDFWAGTFFVVLFALIEVIVFFWLFPADKAWREINRGGIIKLPRLFFYIMRYVTPTFLLAILIWWFFKVLPDYLLQSHWTAWVAREIMVGILFLLGLLVYLSQRRNHR, from the coding sequence ATGGGCTCTAAACGAGAGCATTGGGCCAGTCGAATTGGGCTCATCCTCGCCATGGCTGGTAATGCCGTGGGGCTGGGAAACTTCCTCCGTTTCCCCACCCAGGCGGCCCAGAATGGCGGGGGTATCTTTATGATTCCCTATATGATTTCTTTGGCCCTAATAGCTATTCCCCTAATGTGGATCGAATGGGGGATCGGCCGCTATGGTGGCATAAGAGGCCATGGGACCACCCCGGCCATTTTTAAACTTCTTTGGCCCCATCCTTTGGCCAAATATCTGGGGGTCTTGGGGCTCTTTGTTCCCTTTGTGGTTTCCTGCTACTACGTTTATATCGAATCATGGACCTTGGGTTACGCTATTATGGCTGCCCTTGGTAAACTCCCAAACAGCATGATGGCCTCCGGGGTAAATGCCCAGGAATACCTTAAACCTTTTAATGACTTTTTGGCCGACTATACCGGTATGCGGGGGACCGAGATCTTCAAGCCCTCTCTGATGGCCTACATTTTTTTTCTTGTTACCATGGCCCTTAACGTCTTTATTTTGGTGCGAGGCATCTCCGGAGGAATAGAGCGACTGGCCAAGGTGGCCATGCCCCTGCTCTTCATTCTGGCTGTGGTGTTGATGATCCGGGTGTTTACCCTGGAGACCCCCAATGGCACGGCGGTGGAGGGATTAAATTTTCTCTGGAAGCCGGACTGGTCCCAGCTGACTAATCCCAAGGTCTGGTTGGCGGCGGCAGGACAGGTCTTTTTCACTCTGAGTCTAGGATTCGGGGCCATTATTACCTATGCCTCCTACCTTAAAAGAAACGACGACATTACCCTTTCGGCCCTCACGGCCTCTTCTCTCAATGAGTTGGCCGAGGTGGTCTTAGGAGGGTCCATAGCCATTCCTGCTGCCGCAGCCTTCTTTGGAGCGGCTGCTGCCCAGACTATCGCCAGCTCCGGGGCCTTTAACCTGGCCTTTGTCAGTCTCCCGGCCATCTTTGCCAACATTCCCTTGGGACAGATCTTTGGTTTCCTCTGGTTCTTCCTGCTCTTCTTTGCCGGTCTAACCTCCTCGGTGGCCATTATTCAGCCGGTAGTGGCCTTCCTAGAAGACGAATTTAAACTTTCTCGCAAAATTGCTGTCTTTGCCAGTATGGGGCTTCTGTTTGGTATTGCCCATGTGCCCATCTTTCTGGCCGGGGCCCTGGATGAAATGGATTTCTGGGCCGGGACTTTTTTTGTAGTTCTTTTCGCCCTCATTGAGGTCATCGTTTTCTTCTGGCTCTTTCCAGCGGACAAGGCCTGGCGAGAGATTAACCGGGGGGGGATAATCAAGCTTCCTCGCCTGTTTTTCTATATCATGCGCTACGTAACCCCGACCTTTCTCTTGGCCATCCTTATTTGGTGGTTCTTTAAGGTTCTTCCTGACTATCTTCTTCAAAGCCACTGGACGGCCTGGGTGGCCCGAGAGATCATGGTGGGAATCCTTTTCCTCCTGGGCCTTTTGGTTTATCTTTCTCAGAGGAGGAACCATCGATGA
- a CDS encoding IS630 family transposase: MDSSPPKVPKIDARKLPPKAQEALRFRAVHAVLEQGKTQEEVAQMLGIARTTVTYWLKLYRQGGEEALKIKPRGRPKGGKLLGWQAATICSIIRDRCPDQLKLPFSLWTREAVGQLIERKFGIRLSIWTVGRYLRRWNFTPQKPLKRAYERNPKEVKAWLEKEYPRIRKRAKEEGAEIWWGDETGIRSDHQAGRSWAPRGETPVVEVSGKRFRFNMISAINNRGKLKFMIFRERFTTEVFLEFLRRLIRSREKGRKIYLIVDNHRVHRAKRIKEWLKGKEDELELHYLPRYSPELNPDEYLNQDVKTNAGGRRRKRSMEEMEGNVRSYLMSTQRQPEIVRSYFRAPMVRYALD, encoded by the coding sequence ATGGACTCTAGCCCTCCAAAAGTTCCCAAAATAGACGCACGTAAACTTCCTCCCAAAGCTCAAGAAGCTTTGCGTTTTAGAGCCGTCCACGCCGTGTTGGAACAAGGAAAAACCCAGGAAGAAGTGGCCCAAATGTTGGGAATAGCCAGAACCACTGTGACTTACTGGCTAAAACTTTATCGCCAAGGTGGGGAGGAAGCCCTTAAAATCAAGCCTCGCGGACGTCCTAAGGGAGGAAAACTTTTGGGCTGGCAAGCAGCTACCATTTGTAGCATCATCCGGGACCGTTGTCCTGATCAGTTGAAGCTTCCCTTTTCCCTTTGGACCAGGGAGGCGGTGGGGCAACTGATAGAGAGGAAGTTTGGGATAAGGCTTTCGATATGGACGGTGGGCCGGTATTTGAGGCGATGGAATTTCACGCCGCAGAAGCCTTTGAAACGGGCCTATGAAAGAAATCCGAAGGAAGTAAAGGCCTGGCTTGAGAAGGAGTATCCCCGGATAAGGAAGAGGGCCAAGGAGGAAGGGGCAGAGATTTGGTGGGGAGATGAGACAGGGATCAGGTCAGATCATCAAGCGGGGAGGAGTTGGGCGCCGAGGGGAGAGACACCGGTGGTGGAGGTGAGCGGCAAGAGATTTCGATTCAATATGATTTCTGCCATCAACAACCGGGGGAAGCTTAAGTTTATGATTTTTAGGGAGAGATTTACGACAGAAGTTTTTCTTGAATTTTTAAGAAGGCTGATAAGATCACGAGAAAAGGGGCGGAAGATTTATCTTATAGTGGATAATCACCGTGTGCATCGGGCAAAGAGGATTAAGGAGTGGTTGAAGGGCAAAGAGGACGAGTTGGAACTGCATTATTTGCCGAGATACAGTCCGGAGCTTAATCCGGATGAGTATTTGAACCAGGATGTGAAGACGAATGCGGGGGGGAGGCGCCGGAAGCGGAGCATGGAGGAGATGGAGGGTAATGTACGCAGCTATCTTATGAGCACGCAGAGGCAGCCGGAGATAGTAAGGAGTTACTTTCGTGCTCCGATGGTAAGGTATGCCTTAGATTGA
- a CDS encoding LytTR family DNA-binding domain-containing protein, translated as MLSLDYLRQSFSIGIVIFDKEFNILCVNETIERILGFRLTEGVSSSLPELHSKEAFYKITQMIKEAQFAGKSDNYILKILSQKEKKDIILLGKVFTLNGKYKENFIALLYDLTDILIGENKTIIKLPAYEGKDLLLLDIEEIDYLKAAGNYTDIYVCNEKYLSPLPMGKFEKKLDTSNFMRIHRSFIVNLKKIKKLSRERGKYFVLLQNGHKLPISRNRLKISLEKFGLK; from the coding sequence ATGTTATCTCTTGATTATTTAAGACAAAGTTTCAGTATAGGCATAGTTATCTTTGATAAAGAGTTTAATATTTTATGTGTTAATGAAACCATAGAAAGAATTTTAGGATTCCGCTTAACTGAAGGGGTTTCTTCCTCCCTCCCCGAGCTCCACTCAAAAGAGGCCTTCTATAAAATTACCCAAATGATAAAAGAAGCCCAATTTGCAGGAAAAAGTGATAATTATATCCTGAAAATTCTCTCTCAGAAAGAGAAAAAGGATATAATCCTTTTGGGAAAGGTATTCACATTAAATGGTAAATATAAAGAAAACTTCATAGCTTTACTCTATGACCTTACCGATATCCTGATTGGAGAAAATAAAACAATTATCAAATTGCCGGCTTATGAAGGTAAAGATTTGCTATTATTAGATATAGAAGAAATTGATTATCTAAAGGCAGCAGGAAATTATACGGATATTTATGTTTGCAATGAAAAGTACTTAAGTCCTTTACCTATGGGAAAATTTGAGAAAAAATTAGATACTTCTAACTTTATGCGAATACATAGAAGCTTTATTGTAAACCTCAAGAAGATAAAAAAGCTCTCAAGAGAAAGAGGTAAATATTTCGTCTTACTCCAAAACGGACATAAATTACCTATAAGTAGGAATAGGCTAAAAATATCTTTAGAGAAGTTTGGCCTTAAATAA
- the deoC gene encoding deoxyribose-phosphate aldolase — MTPEELAARIDHTLLRPTATANEIKRLCEEAVRFGFASVCVPPTFVPLAREKLKGRKPRVSTVVGFPLGFEMTSVKVYAAREAFFAGARELDVVINLAWVKEGRFDFIAGEIESICEAVPEATIKVIIECAYLSQEEKVAVIEALREGRAHYIKTSTGFASQGATVEDVKLIHDLTLGMKKVKAAGGIRTLPQALELIRAGADRLGTSAGVQIMNEALSPS, encoded by the coding sequence ATGACACCTGAAGAGCTGGCTGCCCGCATTGATCACACCCTTCTTCGCCCCACAGCCACCGCCAATGAGATCAAACGTCTTTGTGAAGAGGCGGTAAGGTTCGGTTTTGCCTCTGTCTGTGTCCCTCCAACCTTTGTCCCCTTGGCTCGAGAGAAATTAAAGGGAAGAAAGCCTCGTGTCTCCACTGTAGTGGGTTTCCCCTTGGGCTTTGAGATGACCTCGGTCAAGGTCTATGCGGCCCGCGAGGCCTTCTTCGCCGGGGCCAGGGAGCTTGATGTAGTCATTAATCTGGCCTGGGTTAAAGAGGGGCGCTTTGATTTTATCGCCGGAGAGATTGAATCCATTTGCGAGGCCGTTCCCGAGGCCACGATAAAGGTAATCATTGAGTGTGCCTACCTGAGTCAGGAAGAAAAGGTTGCCGTTATTGAAGCCTTAAGGGAAGGTAGGGCTCACTACATAAAGACTTCCACCGGCTTTGCCTCTCAGGGGGCTACCGTAGAGGATGTAAAGCTCATCCATGACCTCACTTTAGGGATGAAGAAGGTCAAGGCCGCCGGTGGCATCAGAACCCTCCCGCAGGCCCTAGAGCTTATCAGAGCCGGGGCTGACCGCCTGGGAACCAGCGCCGGGGTTCAGATCATGAACGAAGCCCTCTCCCCCTCCTGA
- the nhaA gene encoding Na+/H+ antiporter NhaA translates to MREFSFKILEDFIKKESTSGILLIFSTIVALLFSNTQLVSLYNGFRYVPVEIRLGDLYLAKPLFHWVNDGLMAIFFLLIGLEVKREILEGHLSSPAQLALPGIAALGGMAIPALVYVAFNYNNPAALDGWAIPAATDIAFALGILSLVNDKIPLSLKTFLMSLAIIDDLGAIIIIALFYTSELSMLSIIIASISLVALIVVNRLGITKKAAYFVLGTILWVSVLKSGVHATLAGVALAFTIPLKSKDNRSLAKEIEHDLHFWVAFFILPLFAFVNAGVNLEKIDPASLLEPLSLGIILGLFLGKQIGVFAFSWLAIKLGIARLPRDASWLQFYGVSVLTGIGFTMSLFISSLAFPDPKTFQYLDKAAILIGSFLSGMMGFLILKYAKPSKLSFSKI, encoded by the coding sequence ATGAGAGAGTTCTCTTTTAAGATTCTGGAAGACTTTATTAAGAAGGAATCAACCAGTGGAATTCTGCTGATCTTTAGTACCATTGTGGCCCTTCTCTTTAGTAATACCCAGTTAGTATCCTTATATAATGGTTTTCGATATGTGCCGGTAGAGATTCGTCTGGGGGATCTATATCTGGCTAAGCCCCTTTTTCACTGGGTAAATGACGGCCTTATGGCCATCTTTTTCTTGTTAATTGGCCTAGAAGTAAAAAGGGAAATCCTGGAGGGGCATCTATCTTCACCGGCCCAGCTGGCTCTTCCTGGAATCGCCGCCCTCGGAGGGATGGCCATTCCGGCCTTAGTTTATGTGGCTTTTAACTACAACAACCCCGCGGCCCTTGATGGATGGGCCATCCCTGCGGCCACAGACATCGCCTTTGCCCTGGGTATTCTCTCCCTGGTTAACGACAAAATTCCCCTTTCGCTGAAGACCTTTTTGATGTCTTTGGCTATCATTGATGACCTGGGGGCCATTATTATCATCGCCCTTTTTTATACCAGCGAGCTCTCCATGCTCTCCATTATTATTGCCAGCATTTCCTTGGTAGCGCTTATCGTGGTCAACCGTTTGGGGATAACGAAAAAGGCCGCTTATTTTGTCCTGGGAACCATCCTCTGGGTCTCGGTGCTTAAGTCTGGGGTTCATGCCACTTTGGCCGGAGTGGCCTTGGCCTTTACCATTCCGCTCAAAAGTAAAGACAACAGATCTCTGGCCAAGGAAATAGAACATGACCTTCATTTCTGGGTAGCCTTTTTCATTCTGCCTCTTTTTGCCTTTGTCAACGCCGGCGTAAACCTAGAAAAGATTGACCCAGCTAGCTTACTTGAACCGCTTTCCCTTGGGATTATTTTGGGTCTCTTTTTGGGAAAACAAATAGGGGTCTTTGCCTTCAGTTGGCTGGCTATCAAATTGGGTATAGCCAGGCTTCCACGAGATGCAAGCTGGCTTCAGTTCTATGGTGTTTCTGTTTTAACAGGTATAGGCTTTACGATGAGCCTCTTTATCAGCTCCTTGGCCTTTCCTGACCCAAAGACCTTTCAATATTTAGATAAAGCGGCCATCCTAATTGGCTCTTTTCTTTCGGGAATGATGGGATTCCTGATCCTTAAATACGCAAAACCCTCTAAACTTTCGTTTAGTAAAATTTAA
- a CDS encoding replication-associated recombination protein A: MRPASLEEFVGQRHLLAPGRILSRLLEGKTVPSLILWGPPGCGKTTLARLIAQAAGAHFVSISAVTSGVKELKEIVEEAKRQALRGQRTVLFIDEIHRFNRAQQDFLLPHVETGLLTLIGATTENPSFQVIAPLLSRAKTLVLKALEPEEIEVLLFRALKDSRRGLGSLGLEIERQALEHIILQASGDARVALNSLELAAELAFREGKKTIDLELVEEAVQRKALLYDRQGEEHYNLISAFHKSLRGSDPDAALYWMARMLAAGEDPLYIARRMIVCASEDIGNADPQALLIAVAAKEAYEALGQPEGELALAQAAVYLACAPKSNAVYLALKKARSDVKRHGSLPVPLHIRNAPTELMRELGYGRGYRYAHDWPGAYVPQEYFPDKLKGRRYYEPTDRGQEAEIKRRLWRWRRLKEESIKRRSEG, encoded by the coding sequence ATGCGTCCGGCCAGCCTGGAAGAGTTCGTGGGCCAAAGACACCTCCTGGCCCCAGGCCGGATTCTCTCCCGCCTTCTTGAGGGAAAAACGGTTCCCTCCCTTATTCTCTGGGGGCCCCCAGGTTGTGGTAAGACTACCCTGGCCCGCCTTATCGCTCAGGCCGCCGGGGCCCACTTTGTCTCCATTTCGGCGGTAACCTCTGGAGTCAAAGAACTCAAGGAGATTGTTGAGGAGGCCAAACGGCAGGCTTTAAGGGGCCAACGAACGGTGCTTTTCATTGATGAAATACATCGCTTTAACAGAGCCCAACAGGATTTTCTTCTTCCTCACGTGGAAACAGGTCTTCTCACCCTTATTGGGGCAACTACAGAAAATCCCTCCTTCCAGGTCATTGCTCCTCTTTTGTCCCGAGCCAAAACCTTGGTCCTTAAGGCCCTTGAGCCAGAAGAAATAGAAGTTCTTCTCTTTCGAGCTTTAAAAGACAGCCGGCGGGGTCTGGGCAGTCTGGGGCTGGAGATAGAACGACAGGCCCTAGAACACATCATCCTTCAGGCCTCGGGAGATGCCAGAGTAGCTCTTAACAGCCTGGAGCTGGCGGCCGAGCTGGCCTTCAGAGAAGGCAAGAAGACTATCGATCTTGAGCTAGTTGAGGAGGCCGTCCAAAGGAAAGCCCTCCTTTATGATCGTCAGGGCGAAGAACATTACAATCTCATCTCGGCCTTTCATAAAAGCCTGAGGGGTAGTGATCCAGATGCGGCCCTTTACTGGATGGCCCGAATGCTGGCTGCCGGGGAGGACCCTCTTTATATTGCCCGGAGGATGATTGTCTGCGCCTCTGAAGATATTGGCAATGCCGATCCTCAGGCCCTTCTGATAGCCGTGGCGGCTAAAGAGGCCTACGAGGCCCTTGGCCAACCCGAGGGAGAGCTGGCCCTGGCCCAGGCGGCCGTTTATCTGGCCTGTGCTCCCAAGAGCAATGCCGTCTATCTGGCTTTGAAAAAGGCCCGGTCCGACGTAAAGCGGCACGGCTCCCTTCCTGTGCCTCTTCACATCCGAAATGCTCCCACGGAATTAATGCGAGAGTTGGGCTATGGACGGGGTTATCGCTATGCTCATGATTGGCCTGGAGCCTATGTCCCCCAGGAATATTTTCCAGACAAACTCAAAGGGCGTCGCTACTATGAGCCCACAGACCGGGGCCAAGAGGCCGAAATTAAGCGCAGGCTCTGGCGCTGGCGTCGTCTCAAAGAGGAATCTATAAAGAGACGTAGCGAAGGTTAG